In Arachis stenosperma cultivar V10309 chromosome 1, arast.V10309.gnm1.PFL2, whole genome shotgun sequence, one DNA window encodes the following:
- the LOC130981471 gene encoding protein FAR1-RELATED SEQUENCE 5-like — MAILWEDDVKNDSDNDLGDDFDYQPNAEDDADDDDVDSLDSTSKSEQVCGVKRIADLMVENIWNLEFRTEDEACQFYNAYSCWHGFVMRKDDVVRDNQGRIISRQLVCNKEGWRNMRYLDMDDRSREARSLTRTKCPARLRVKLDYGCGRWKVSCFVESHNHDLTPPQFAHLVPANRRLTFTDIVQVENLHNFGVKSCHIMGYIAFQKGEYRHAGFTRKDLYNHIDRYHRAKVKNGDANAAINYLIGKSNNDPLFFGKYTFTSDERLEHIFWADGQSIIDYHCFGDIVAFDSTYKKNKYNKPLVIFSGCNHHGQTVIFDSGLLSDETRETYKWLLETFVEAMGGKSPKAVITDGDLAMRDAIKNVLPDATHRLCGWHLQRNACENIKNPNFLRDFKCLIYDNNDQRDFDQRWAAILDKHNLVGSTWMEKTYETREMWSHCFLRDKFFGYIRTTSQCEGINSLIRFYVNRKNTLIDFMHNLDRALKEYRNNELIADFKSQCSEPMMITSLEEIRNEIQRAGALNITVLSTTLDKVEFSVTALGDPA; from the exons ATGGCAATTTTGTGG GAGGATGATGTTAAGAATGATTCTGATAATGATTTGGGTGATGATTTCGATTATCAACCGAATGCAGAAGATGATGCTGATGACGACGATGTGGATTCGCTGGATTCCACTAGCAAGAGTGAACAAGTTTGTGGTGTAAAAAGAATAGCGGATTTAATGGTGGAGAATATTTGGAACCTGGAGTTTAGGACGGAGGATGAGGCTTGCCAATTTTATAACGCTTATTCTTGTTGGCATGGATTTGTAATGAGGAAGGACGACGTGGTTAGGGATAATCAAGGTAGAATCATTAGCAGGCAACTTGTTTGCAACAAAGAGGGCTGGAGAAATATGAGGTATCTTGATATGGATGATAGATCAAGGGAGGCAAGGTCACTAACGCGAACCAAGTGTCCAGCTCGGCTTAGGGTAAAGCTTGACTACGGCTGCGGTAGATGGAAGGTATCATGTTTTGTGGAATCTCACAACCACGATCTGACGCCACCCCAATTTGCGCATCTGGTGCCGGCCAATCGTCGTCTAACTTTCACTGATATAGTTCAAGTGGAAAATCTTCATAATTTTGGTGTCAAGAGCTGCCATATTATGGGGTATATTGCATTCCAGAAGGGTGAATATCGTCATGCTGGCTTCACACGGAAAGATTTGTACAACCACATCGATCGCTATCATCGGGCAAAAGTTAAAAATGGGGATGCCAATGCGGCAATAAACTATTTGATTGGCAAGTCAAACAACGATCCGCTGTTCTTTGGAAAGTATACGTTCACTAGTGACGAAAGGCTGGAGCATATTTTTTGGGCAGATGGGCAGTCAATTATCGACTATCACTGCTTTGGAGATATTGTTGCCTTTGATTCAACCTACAAGAAGAATAAATACAACAAGCCTTTGGTCATTTTCTCTGGATGCAATCATCACGGGCAGACTGTTATCTTCGACTCCGGCCTACTATCCGACGAAACCAGAGAGACGTATAAGTGGTTGTTGGAAACCTTTGTTGAAGCGATGGGTGGGAAAAGTCCAAAAGCAGTAATAACTGACGGAGACCTTGCCATGCGAGATGCAATCAAGAATGTTCTGCCTGATGCGACCCATCGGTTATGCGGATGGCATCTACAGAGAAATGCATGTGAAAATATAAAGAATCCTAATTTCCTGCGCGATTTTAAGTGTCTTATATATGACAACAACGACCAGAGAGACTTTGATCAGAGATGGGCAGCCATTTTGGATAAGCACAACCTTGTTGGAAGTACCTGGATGGAAAAGACGTACGAAACTCGTGAGATGTGGTCCCATTGTTTCCTCCGGGATAAGTTTTTCGGTTACATAAGGACGACATCACAGTGTGAAGGTATAAATTCTCTCATCAGATTTTATGTTAATCGCAAGAACACCCTTATTGACTTCATGCATAACCTGGATAGGGCCTTAAAGGAGTATAGAAACAACGAGTTAATAGCTGACTTTAAGTCTCAGTGCTCAGAGCCAATGATGATTACCTCGTTGGAG GAAATTCGTAATGAGATTCAGAGGGCAGGGGCTTTGAATATAACGGTACTAAGCACAACCTTGGACAAGGTAGAGTTTAGTGTGACTGCTCTCGGAGACCCGGCCTAA
- the LOC130981481 gene encoding uncharacterized protein LOC130981481 yields MDTRRKPSTMAIECLEMFHGIDRTAFRMLTQVLHREVKQSLMVMAFLLSMETMGLKGIVQTAIKNEGWFMNSLAEECVICLQCLLSQEFSGVVEKSSKLETLGHVLKTELTLYQVHRMRSVLLTLIPDTLSNICSRIIGDITMDAVWLKYQRNPKELLGFNTQDQCISVAPEALSRHNNGRGLHMQ; encoded by the coding sequence ATGGATACTAGAAGGAAGCCCTCAACCATGGCAATCGAATGTTTGGAAATGTTCCATGGAATCGATCGAACTGCATTCAGGATGCTGACGCAAGTCCTTCACCGTGAAGTTAAACAGTCCCTCATGGTCATGGCATTTCTACTGTCAATGGAGACCATGGGACTGAAAGGTATTGTGCAAACAGCCATAAAAAATGAAGGCTGGTTCATGAACAGTCTTGCCGAGGAATGTGTCATCTGTTTGCAATGCCTACTATCTCAGGAGTTCTCTGGGGTTGTGGAGAAATCCAGCAAACTCGAAACCCTCGGACACGTGCTGAAAACTGAGCTCACCTTATACCAGGTTCATAGGATGAGATCCGTCCTCCTAACGCTAATTCCCGATACCCTATCAAACATTTGCTCTAGAATTATAGGCGACATAACAATGGATGCCGTGTGGTTGAAGTATCAGAGGAATCCTAAAGAACTATTGGGTTTCAACACACAGGACCAGTGCATATCGGTTGCACCAGAGGCATTGAGTAGACATAACAATGGCCGAGGATTGCATATGCAATAA